One Aphidius gifuensis isolate YNYX2018 linkage group LG5, ASM1490517v1, whole genome shotgun sequence genomic region harbors:
- the LOC122856663 gene encoding keratin, type I cytoskeletal 10-like isoform X2 codes for MIRVIVGLFFVTLVDWADGQGIVFENDRRHLKPAAINSSGFFDRRNRPLMNNPSSIDRRLQIPITVIQGSSVTAQSGSPQNKNAVDKFFDSPVKNAQPNLLNNKNSDQASRRQDRRERLLEIREIELKRRQQIIEQKRMQQQQRINEKKLFDDKRKEKIALQHKMQENNDEDDDDDDDDHSLEKRQARFFNLHGWSSALTDVLWEELGLGHGHGYGHGHGYGNIFNNGGHGGIFDGNKKKKKKKKKPFNGNHFGNIWNNHGHQGGHGGHLGGHGSHGNYGLGSYGNYGLGSYGHPHSQGSNGIYGGLQQFFSGLNNHYQVTENVDDVSPQRPLFGWQRPFRDEEKIENKIAPGFDDNSRSN; via the exons GattgttttttgttacttTGGTTGATTGGGCTGATGGACAG gGAATTGTCTTTGAGAATGACAGAAGACACCTTAAACCAGCTGCAATTAATTCATCAGGTTTTTTTGATAGAAGAAATAGACCCTTGATGAATAATCCATCTTCAATTGATCGTCGTttacaa atTCCAATCACAGTTATTCAGGGCTCTTCAGTAACAGCACAATCTGGATCacctcaaaataaaaatgctgttgataaattttttgat tctCCTGTTAAAAATGCTCAgccaaatttattaaacaataaaaattcagaCCAAGCCAGTAGACGTCAAGACAGACGTGAAAGACTTCTTGAAATTCGAGAGATAGAATTAAAACGTCGtcag CAAATTATAGAGCAAAAACGtatgcaacaacaacaaagaattaatgaaaaaaaattatttgatgataaacgtaaagaaaaaattgcattACAACATAAAAtgcaagaaaataatgatgaagatgatgatgatgatgacgatgatcattcacttgaaaaaagacaagctagattttttaatcTTCATGGATGGTCATCAGCATTGACTGATGTATTATGGGAAGAACTTGGTCTTGGACATGGTCATGGATATGGACATGGACATGGTTatggaaatatatttaataatggagGACATGGTGGTATATttgatggaaataaaaaaaagaaaaagaaaaaaaagaagccaTTTAATGGAAATCATTTTGGCAATATTTGGAATAATCATGGACATCAAG GTGGACATGGTGGACATCTAGGTGGCCATGGATCACATGGAAATTATGGACTCGGATCATATGGAAATTATGGACTTGGATCATATGGTCATCCACATAGTCAAGGATCAAATGGAATTTATGgag gtctacaacaattttttagtggtttaaataatcattatcaagtgactgaaaatgttgatgatgtatCACCACAAAGACCATTGTTTGGATGGCAAAGACCATTTagagatgaagaaaaaattgaaaataaaattgcaccaggttttgatgataattcaagatcaaattaa
- the LOC122856663 gene encoding keratin, type I cytoskeletal 10-like isoform X1 gives MIRVIVGLFFVTLVDWADGQGIVFENDRRHLKPAAINSSGFFDRRNRPLMNNPSSIDRRLQIPITVIQGSSVTAQSGSPQNKNAVDKFFDSPVKNAQPNLLNNKNSDQASRRQDRRERLLEIREIELKRRQQIIEQKRMQQQQRINEKKLFDDKRKEKIALQHKMQENNDEDDDDDDDDHSLEKRQARFFNLHGWSSALTDVLWEELGLGHGHGYGHGHGYGNIFNNGGHGGIFDGNKKKKKKKKKPFNGNHFGNIWNNHGHQGGHGEHQGGHGGHLGGHGGHLGGHGGHLGGHGSHGNYGLGSYGNYGLGSYGHPHSQGSNGIYGGLQQFFSGLNNHYQVTENVDDVSPQRPLFGWQRPFRDEEKIENKIAPGFDDNSRSN, from the exons GattgttttttgttacttTGGTTGATTGGGCTGATGGACAG gGAATTGTCTTTGAGAATGACAGAAGACACCTTAAACCAGCTGCAATTAATTCATCAGGTTTTTTTGATAGAAGAAATAGACCCTTGATGAATAATCCATCTTCAATTGATCGTCGTttacaa atTCCAATCACAGTTATTCAGGGCTCTTCAGTAACAGCACAATCTGGATCacctcaaaataaaaatgctgttgataaattttttgat tctCCTGTTAAAAATGCTCAgccaaatttattaaacaataaaaattcagaCCAAGCCAGTAGACGTCAAGACAGACGTGAAAGACTTCTTGAAATTCGAGAGATAGAATTAAAACGTCGtcag CAAATTATAGAGCAAAAACGtatgcaacaacaacaaagaattaatgaaaaaaaattatttgatgataaacgtaaagaaaaaattgcattACAACATAAAAtgcaagaaaataatgatgaagatgatgatgatgatgacgatgatcattcacttgaaaaaagacaagctagattttttaatcTTCATGGATGGTCATCAGCATTGACTGATGTATTATGGGAAGAACTTGGTCTTGGACATGGTCATGGATATGGACATGGACATGGTTatggaaatatatttaataatggagGACATGGTGGTATATttgatggaaataaaaaaaagaaaaagaaaaaaaagaagccaTTTAATGGAAATCATTTTGGCAATATTTGGAATAATCATGGACATCAAGGTGGACATGGAGAACATCAAGGTGGACATGGTGGACATCTAGGTGGACATGGAGGACATCTAGGTGGACATGGTGGACATCTAGGTGGCCATGGATCACATGGAAATTATGGACTCGGATCATATGGAAATTATGGACTTGGATCATATGGTCATCCACATAGTCAAGGATCAAATGGAATTTATGgag gtctacaacaattttttagtggtttaaataatcattatcaagtgactgaaaatgttgatgatgtatCACCACAAAGACCATTGTTTGGATGGCAAAGACCATTTagagatgaagaaaaaattgaaaataaaattgcaccaggttttgatgataattcaagatcaaattaa
- the LOC122856665 gene encoding uncharacterized protein LOC122856665, whose amino-acid sequence MYKYYFFIFIIYVLSLKTYALPSPSHDDAQKLPVKQEKTSSFLPLLEFKNGGIRVNFAGYHAEAGLGGLFGGTGTRGGLFAGAGTPFGAHASANLGGVVEGEDGGSTGGGLHARAGLGNGGPEAAAGLGGALDGANGGGNRGRIYAATKNGGKTRIASKELGPGQSNIQMIPKLIVQTDSSGQNPELKSDVTRRDIITPEGGNQQLAGPSRRCEKKRRRVCHNHGKKVVIYQQTTDGQKPRDFAFDKPIPNAGFDGPILGEKNHESIPGLGPAFADTTGLKEIPPTTTKTTKTGGHISS is encoded by the exons ATGtataagtattatttttttattttcattatatatgtattatcattaaaaacatATGCATTGCCAAGTCCATCTCATGATGATGCACAAAAATTACCagttaaacaagaaaaaacatCTTCATTT ctaCCATTattggaatttaaaaatggtGGAATTCGAGTAAATTTTGCTGGTTATCATGCTGAAGCTGGTCTTGGTGGTCTCTTTGGTGGAACTGGTACACGCGGGGGGCTATTTGCAGGTGCTGGAACACCTTTTGGTGCACATGCATCAGCAAATCTTGGTGGTGTTGTTGAAGGAGAAGATGGTGGTAGCACAG gaggagGACTTCATGCACGTGCTGGACTTGGTAATGGTGGTCCTGAAGCTGCTGCTGGTCTTGGTGGTGCACTTGATGGTGCAAATGGTGGTGGTAATCGTGGACGTATTTATGCTGCAACAAAAAATGGTGGTAAAACAAGAATTGCATCAAAAGAACTTGGTCCTGGACAGAGCAACATACAAATGATTCCAAag cTCATAGTGCAAACTGATTCATCAGGACAAAATCCGGAATTAAAAAGCGACGTAACACGTCGTGATATTATAACACCTGAAG gTGGCAATCAACAGCTAGCTGGACCATCAAGAAGATGTGAAAAAAAACGTAGAAGAGTTTGTCATAATCATGGTAAAAAAGTtgtgatttatcaacaaacaaCAGATGGACAAAAACCACGTGATTTTGCATTTGATAAACCAATACCAAATGCTGGATTTGATGGTCCAATATTAggtgaaaaaaatcacgaGTCAATTCCTGGACTTGGACCAGCTTTTGCTGACACAACTGGGCTAAAAGAAATTCCACCAACAActacaaaaacaacaaaaacaggTGGACATATTTcatcataa
- the LOC122856162 gene encoding dentin sialophosphoprotein-like, which translates to MNFKILIVCGLLIVSCYSAPRHRRQADDDKTEGEGGNNTGGQIEEPTDLTDEEIEKAKAASQEVPQEVTEDTQKSDPQNDGQSPDQDIEQQDNGGDDSTSDNDPSGNNDNDGDGGDTEHGEGSNEDNDGNNDNNNDEDNSENDEGNDENGEGSGMNPDDEDSGDSDPTEKPEDDSDLNGGDTENGEGSDANDDSGNDADNGENNGNDDKNGEGSGMNQDNEDSGDSDPTEKPEDEPTSDDPSPSEDTETTEKPEDDSDLNGGDTEDDKGSDENNDGNDEGTDMNQDNEDSGDSDPTENPENEPTSDDPSTTDDTETTEKSEDNSDLNEAAKSADDDTNDGSITDETNDESTDLGAPPGSDSDSKADGTTEDSSAGDDDSSDGTTKDSSAGDDSNDGTTEDPSAGDDDSSSDGTTEDSSAGDDDSSDETTEDPSAGDDDSSSDGTTEDSSAGDDDSSDETTEDSSAGDDDSSDGTTEDSSAGDDGTTEDSSAGDDDSSDETTEDSSAGDDSNDGTTEDSSAGDDSSDGTTEDSSAGDDDSSDGTTEESSAGDNDSSDGTTEDSSAGDNDSSDGTTEDSSAGDNDSSDGTTEDSSAGDNDSSSDKNTEEPPASDDNSNNDGTTEKPPASDDDSSGDLEYRNGKGTIATVLSSVDDLLNAPLKGLKSVYNFFGRQFGWDHADRT; encoded by the exons atgaattttaaaatattaattgtctgTGGATTATTAATAGTGAGCTGTTACTCAGCACCAAGACATCGTCGACAG GCAGATGATGACAAAACAGAGGGAGAAGGTGGAAATAATACGGGAGGACAGATAGAAGAACCAACAGATCTAACTGACGAAGAAATAGAGAAAGCAAAAGCTGCATCACAGGAAGTACCGCAGGAAGTTACTGAGGATACACAAAAAAGTGATCCACAAAACGACGGGCAGTCACCAGACCAGGATATAGAACAGCAAGATAATGGAGGTGATGATAGTACATCCGATAATGATCCTAGTGGAAACAATGAcaatgatggtgatggtggtgataCAGAGCACGGTGAGGGTTCTAATGAAGATAATGATGGaaataatgataacaataatgatgaagataaCAGCGAAAATGATGAGGGCAATGATGAAAATGGTGAAGGCAGTGGTATGAATCCGGACGATGAAGACTCTGGTGATAGCGATCCAACTGAAAAACCTGAAGATGATTCAGATTTAAATGGTGGTGATACAGAGAATGGTGAAGGTTCTGATGCAAATGATGATAGCGGTAATGATGCAGATAACGGTGAAAATAATGGGAACGATGATAAAAATGGTGAAGGCAGTGGTATGAATCAGGACAATGAAGACTCTGGTGATAGCGATCCAACTGAAAAACCTGAAGATGAACCTACTTCCGATGATCCAAGCCCATCAGAAGACACTGAGACTACTGAAAAACCTGAAGATGATTCGGATTTAAATGGTGGTGATACAGAAGACGATAAGGGCtctgatgaaaataatgatggaAATGATGAAGGCACTGATATGAACCAAGACAATGAAGATTCTGGTGATAGTGACCCAACTGAAAATCCAGAGAACGAACCAACTTCTGATGATCCAAGCACAACAGATGACACTGAGACTACTGAAAAATCTGAAGATAACTCAGATTTGAATGAAGCTGCAAAAAGTGCTGATGACGATACCAATGATGGAAGTATCACAGACGAAACCAATGATGAATCAACTGACTTAGGAGCTCCTCCTGGGTCAGATAGCGACAGTAAGGCCGATGGAACTACAGAAGATTCTTCTGCTGGAGACGATGATAGCAGCGATGGAACTACGAAAGATTCTTCGGCTGGAGATGATAGTAACGATGGTACTACAGAAGATCCTTCTGCTGGAGATGATGATAGTAGCAGCGATGGAACGACTGAAGATTCTTCTGCTGGAGATGATGATAGTAGTGATGAAACGACAGAAGATCCTTCTGCTGGAGATGATGATAGTAGCAGCGATGGAACGACTGAAGATTCTTCTGCTGGAGATGATGATAGTAGTGATGAAACGACAGAAGATTCTTCTGCTGGAGATGATGATAGTAGTGATGGAACGACAGAAGATTCTTCTGCTGGAGACGATGGAACGACTGAAGATTCTTCTGCTGGAGATGATGATAGTAGTGATGAAACGACAGAAGATTCTTCTGCTGGAGATGATAGTAACGATGGTACTACAGAAGATTCTTCTGCTGGAGATGATAGTAGCGATGGAACGACTGAAGATTCTTCTGCTGGAGATGATGATAGTAGTGATGGAACGACAGAAGAATCTTCTGCTGGAGATAATGATAGTAGCGATGGAACGACAGAAGATTCTTCTGCTGGAGATAATGATAGTAGCGATGGAACGACAGAAGATTCTTCTGCTGGAGATAATGATAGTAGCGATGGAACTACTGAAGATTCTTCCGCTGGAGATAATGATAGTAGTAGTGATAAAAATACCGAAGAACCTCCTGCGTCAGATGACAACAGTAATAACGACGGAACAACCGAAAAGCCTCCAGCTTCAGATGACGATAGCTCAGGAGACTTAGAATACAGAAACGGTAAAGGTACAATTGCTACTGTGCTTAGTTCTGTCGATGATTTACTTAAC GCTCCTTTGAAGGGATTAAAAAGCGTATACAATTTCTTTGGTCGTCAGTTTGGTTGGGATCATGCCGATCGAACTTag
- the LOC122856667 gene encoding uncharacterized protein LOC122856667 isoform X1, protein MLFKICLFIMILHILSHQVSSRPTEESTKLTLNTPKEILDSNNIKPVSDKPTKWERAMDRLGQVVDALRIGRGRLVNFAMMARNVITERAEEIASDASNKVIAVIAAREAREYARNASKTKKRSPELSTTISTPVHTGPLDDFLPPKTRETVRLENENGQSLLEVRKNKPIEGIFENFLKPKPLVDRISDDEKYGNSGDKFIGVGRALVNGFEGLSNIINKIIDLPARAVKNSSRNLTSALNQVGGKLIGLE, encoded by the exons atgttatttaaaatttgtttattcatcATGATTTTACATATCTTGAGTCATCAAGTATCATCAAGACCCACTGAAGAGTCAACAAAATTAACACTCAATACTCCCAAAGAAATTTTGGACAGTAACAACATTAAACCGGTTTCAGATAAACCAACTAAATGGGAACGTGCAATG GATCGTTTAGGCCAAGTTGTGGATGCACTAAGAATCGGCAGAGGCAGATTAGTCAATTTTGCAATGATGGCTAGAAACGTCATTACTGAGCGTGCGGAG gAAATAGCAAGTGATGCATCAAATAAAGTCATTGCAGTGATAGCAGCGAGAGAGGCAAGGGAGTATGCAAGAAATgcatcaaaaacaaaaaaacgtaGCCCAGAATTATCAACGACAATATCAACACCAGTTCACACTGGTCCATTGGATGATTTTTTACCACCAAAAACACGTGAAACAGTACgtttagaaaatgaaaatggaCAATCATTATTGGaagttagaaaaaataaaccaattgaaggaatatttgaaaattttttaaagccaaAACCACTTGTTGATCGTAtatctgatgatgaaaaatatggtAATTCtggtgataaatttattggaGTTGGGAGAGCACTTGTTAATGGTTTTGAAGGTCTcagtaatattataaataaaattattgat CTTCCAGCTAGAGCTGTCAAAAATTCATCACGTAATTTAACATCAGCATTGAATCAAGTTGGTGGTAAGCTCATAggattagaataa
- the LOC122856667 gene encoding uncharacterized protein LOC122856667 isoform X2, with protein MLFKICLFIMILHILSHQVSSRPTEESTKLTLNTPKEILDSNNIKPVSDKPTKWERAMEIASDASNKVIAVIAAREAREYARNASKTKKRSPELSTTISTPVHTGPLDDFLPPKTRETVRLENENGQSLLEVRKNKPIEGIFENFLKPKPLVDRISDDEKYGNSGDKFIGVGRALVNGFEGLSNIINKIIDLPARAVKNSSRNLTSALNQVGGKLIGLE; from the exons atgttatttaaaatttgtttattcatcATGATTTTACATATCTTGAGTCATCAAGTATCATCAAGACCCACTGAAGAGTCAACAAAATTAACACTCAATACTCCCAAAGAAATTTTGGACAGTAACAACATTAAACCGGTTTCAGATAAACCAACTAAATGGGAACGTGCAATG gAAATAGCAAGTGATGCATCAAATAAAGTCATTGCAGTGATAGCAGCGAGAGAGGCAAGGGAGTATGCAAGAAATgcatcaaaaacaaaaaaacgtaGCCCAGAATTATCAACGACAATATCAACACCAGTTCACACTGGTCCATTGGATGATTTTTTACCACCAAAAACACGTGAAACAGTACgtttagaaaatgaaaatggaCAATCATTATTGGaagttagaaaaaataaaccaattgaaggaatatttgaaaattttttaaagccaaAACCACTTGTTGATCGTAtatctgatgatgaaaaatatggtAATTCtggtgataaatttattggaGTTGGGAGAGCACTTGTTAATGGTTTTGAAGGTCTcagtaatattataaataaaattattgat CTTCCAGCTAGAGCTGTCAAAAATTCATCACGTAATTTAACATCAGCATTGAATCAAGTTGGTGGTAAGCTCATAggattagaataa
- the LOC122856667 gene encoding uncharacterized protein LOC122856667 isoform X3, which produces MLFKICLFIMILHILSHQVSSRPTEESTKLTLNTPKEILDSNNIKPVSDKPTKWERAMDRLGQVVDALRIGRGRLVNFAMMARNVITERAEEIASDASNKVIAVIAAREAREYARNASKTKKRSPELSTTISTPVHTGPLDDFLPPKTRETVRLENENGQSLLEVRKNKPIEGIFENFLKPKPLVDRISDDEKYGNSGDKFIGVGRALVNGFEASS; this is translated from the exons atgttatttaaaatttgtttattcatcATGATTTTACATATCTTGAGTCATCAAGTATCATCAAGACCCACTGAAGAGTCAACAAAATTAACACTCAATACTCCCAAAGAAATTTTGGACAGTAACAACATTAAACCGGTTTCAGATAAACCAACTAAATGGGAACGTGCAATG GATCGTTTAGGCCAAGTTGTGGATGCACTAAGAATCGGCAGAGGCAGATTAGTCAATTTTGCAATGATGGCTAGAAACGTCATTACTGAGCGTGCGGAG gAAATAGCAAGTGATGCATCAAATAAAGTCATTGCAGTGATAGCAGCGAGAGAGGCAAGGGAGTATGCAAGAAATgcatcaaaaacaaaaaaacgtaGCCCAGAATTATCAACGACAATATCAACACCAGTTCACACTGGTCCATTGGATGATTTTTTACCACCAAAAACACGTGAAACAGTACgtttagaaaatgaaaatggaCAATCATTATTGGaagttagaaaaaataaaccaattgaaggaatatttgaaaattttttaaagccaaAACCACTTGTTGATCGTAtatctgatgatgaaaaatatggtAATTCtggtgataaatttattggaGTTGGGAGAGCACTTGTTAATGGTTTTGAAG CTTCCAGCTAG
- the LOC122856666 gene encoding tetraspanin-9: MGRTGYTCIRHVFCSLHVLIWLCACGVLGAGLWLRLAYSGYASLVPKYSFASADTILLAGGCLTFIITFFGCCGAWFQSRFMLITYFSLVIMMFLAEFMMGALAFVFREHLTRSLKEELLFGIQSHYNITREPGTLPAVWDSIHREFHCCGVRDYTDWFQISAWPNDDRVPDSCCIKRERYCGRLDPDGHNKELWYKDGCAQAIQIWFVTRLHIVGSVGLGVGFLQLFGLVASMILFCTVKHKRSSHTYKSYDTTTT, translated from the exons ATGGGTCGAACAGGATACACGTGCATTAGGCACGTATTTTGTTCACTTCATGTATTAATCTGg cTATGTGCATGTGGTGTCCTTGGTGCTGGTCTTTGGTTACGTCTTGCATACTCTGGTTATGCCTCATTAGTACCAAAATATAGTTTCGCATCAGCAGATACAATACTACTAGCTGGTGGTTGtctaacatttattataacattttttggaTGTTGTGGAGCATGGTTTCAATCAAGATTTATGCTGATAACA tatttcAGTTTGGTGATAATGATGTTCTTAGCTGAGTTCATGATGGGTGCATTGGCATTTGTTTTTAGAGAACACTTAACAAGAAGTCTCAAGGAAGAATTGCTCTTTGGCATTCAAAGCCATTATAACATCACGAGAGAACCAGGCACATTACCAGCCGTCTGGGATAGTATTCATCGtgag tttcaCTGCTGTGGTGTCAGAGACTACACTGACTGGTTTCAAATATCAGCATGGCCAAATGATGATCGAGTACCTGATTCATGCTGTATCAAACGTGAAAGATACTGTGGACGTCTTGATCCAGATGGACATAATAAAGAATTATGGTACAAGGATGGATGTGCACAAGCAATACAAATTTGGTTTGTAACACGACTTCATATTGTTGGTAGTGTTGGTTTAGGTGTtggatttttacaattatttggtCTTGTTGCTAgtatgatattattttgtacaGTTAAACACAAAAGATCATCACACACTTATAAAAGTTATGATACAACAACGACATAG
- the LOC122856668 gene encoding protein THEM6, producing MVCACTAVIVAILYVLFDVNYFLRIAFTILWGRLFQKKIKIFDKTTIYGFCTTQDVDIFLKHMNNARYLRELDFARFHYYDRSGIYDEISKLGGGAVQGASSTRYRRALGILNPYKVTTQLIYWDDKNFYLEHEFITLSDNFIRAVVLSKQSVTGLKVPVSDIIAKVEPGAKRPELTKELSLWLDSMEESSKKLKKQK from the exons atggTTTGTGCTTGTACTGCAGTGATTGTTGCAATTCTTTATGTATTATTCGacgttaattattttctaagaattgcatttacaattttatggGGTCGTTTATTCcaaaagaagataaaaatttttgataaaacaacaatttacg gtTTTTGTACAACTCAAgatgttgatatatttttgaaacacATGAATAATGCAAGATACCTGAGAGAGCTTGATTTTGCAAGATTTCATTACTATGACAGAAGTGGAATTTACGATGAAATAAGTAAATTAGGTGGTGGTGCTGTTCAAGGTGCATCATCAACAAGATATCGTCGTGCATTGGGAATATTAAATCCTTACAAAGTAACAACtcag ttAATTTACTgggatgataaaaatttttatcttgagcATGAATTTATAACTTTAAGTGATAATTTCATTCGTGCTGTTGTGTTGAGTAAACAAAGTGTAACTGGTCTCAAAGTACCGGTATCTGATATCATTGCCAAGGTTGAACCCGGTGCAAAACGACCAGAACTCACCAAGGAACTTAGCCTTTGGCTGGACTCAATGGAAGAATcatcgaaaaaattaaaaaaacaaaaataa
- the LOC122856669 gene encoding protein THEM6 yields MFTCWVLAGALGAVLFLYSLIDVHYFLRMFFTVIFAKFCKKPAHILDETTIYGLCTLNDIDTLLYHMNNARYLRELDFARADFYERTSLYREICSQGNGVVQGAATIRYRRFLKPFTMYKVTSKIICWDSESIFMEHKLITPYDNFVRAIAICRQRVLNCNAEAVMAALLERGVKQNGTVDGITQVTHVRPQMTEEVAKWLESNDISSANLRGPQNVQVITTN; encoded by the exons atgttTACATGTTGGGTACTTGCTGGTGCACTTGGtgctgtattatttttatattcactaATTGATGTGCATTATTTTCTTCGTATGTTTTTTACTGTTATATTTgcaaaattttgtaaaaaaccaGCACATATTTTGGATGAAACAACAATTTATG gaCTTTGTACGTTGAATGATATTGACACACTTTTGTATCACATGAACAATGCGAGATATCTTCGGGAACTTGACTTTGCACGTGCTGATTTTTATGAAAGAACTAGTCTTTATCGGGAAATTTGTTCCCAGGGTAATGGAGTTGTTCAGGGTGCTGCAACAATAAGATACAGAAGATTTTTAAAACCATTTACAATGTACAAAGTAACATCaaag attaTTTGTTGGGACAGTGAATCAATATTTATGGAGCACAAATTAATAACACCatatgataattttgtaaGAGCCATTGCAATATGTCGTCAACGAGTATTAAATTGCAATGCTGAGGCAGTAATGGCTGCATTACTTGAACGTGGAGTTAAACAGAATGGAACTGTTGATGGAATAACACAG gtGACACACGTAAGACCTCAGATGACAGAGGAAGTTGCTAAATGGCTTGAAAGCAATGACATATCTTCTGCAAATCTTCGAGGTCCTCAAAACGTACAAGTCATCAcgacaaattaa